Sequence from the Hamadaea flava genome:
TGGAGCGGGCTGTCGCACTACCTCGGCAACGTGTTCGGCGCGCCGCTCGCGATGGAGACGATCATCGCGTTCTTCCTGGAGTCCACCTTCCTCGGGTTGTGGATCTTCGGCTGGGGGCGGCTGAACCGCTGGGTGCACACCGCGTTGATCTGGCTGGTCGCGCTGACGGCGTACGCCAGCGTCTTCTGGGTCATGGTCGCCAACTCGTTCCTCCAGCACCCGGTCGGCTACGACAAGGGCGCCGACGGCGTCATCCGGCTGACCGACATCGGGGCGCTGTTGTCGAACAAGTCGCTGGTGATGGCACTCCCGCACGTCGTGTTCGCGGCCATCTCGGTCGGCGGCTTCGTGATGGCCGGAATCAGCGCGTGGCACTTCATCCGGCGTACGCAGGAAGTGGAGTTCTTCCGCAAGTCCCTGCGGCTCGGCGTGGTGACCGCGGCCATCGGCGGCTTCTTCGTGGTCGGCTTCGGCTACGCCCAGTACGGCTTCGTCGCCGACCTCCAGCCGACCAAGTTCGGTGACGACGCGGCGAAGGCGGCGGCCGTGGCCGACTTCACCGCCCGGTTCGGCCCCGGCGACTACAACCTGCCCGCGTACGCGAGCACGGCCCTCGGCTTCATGATCCTCATCGGCAATCTGCTGCCCATGGTGATGTTCGCAATCCCGCTGTTCTTCCGGGACTGGATCATCCGCTGGCGGTTCCCGCTCTATCTGCTGCTCCTGGCCATTCCGCTGCCGTTCCTGGCGGCCAGCCTCGGCTGGCTGTTCCGGGAGGGCGGCCGGCAGCCGTTCGCGGCGTACGGGCTGCTCCCGTTGCAGGACGCGGTCACGCCGGGCGGCTCGGCCGGCGCGATGCTCACGGCGTACGCGGTCTTCACGACCGTCCTCGTCGCGTTGGCGGTCACCGACTGGGTGCTGATCGCCCGGGCCGCCAACCGAGGCCCGGTGGACCCCGCTCCCGACGCCCTGACCCCGCTGGCCTAAGGACTTGTGATGACTTTCCTGCTCGCACTGCTCTTCGGCGGCTACTTCGTCCTAGGTGGACTG
This genomic interval carries:
- a CDS encoding cytochrome ubiquinol oxidase subunit I — encoded protein: MTVLEIARLQFATTTIIHFLFVLLTLGLVTLLVVLQTTWAITKKPMYERQTRFWGRLYVINYFLGIATGVVLELQFGTSWSGLSHYLGNVFGAPLAMETIIAFFLESTFLGLWIFGWGRLNRWVHTALIWLVALTAYASVFWVMVANSFLQHPVGYDKGADGVIRLTDIGALLSNKSLVMALPHVVFAAISVGGFVMAGISAWHFIRRTQEVEFFRKSLRLGVVTAAIGGFFVVGFGYAQYGFVADLQPTKFGDDAAKAAAVADFTARFGPGDYNLPAYASTALGFMILIGNLLPMVMFAIPLFFRDWIIRWRFPLYLLLLAIPLPFLAASLGWLFREGGRQPFAAYGLLPLQDAVTPGGSAGAMLTAYAVFTTVLVALAVTDWVLIARAANRGPVDPAPDALTPLA